The nucleotide sequence atcgctttcatgggataatgaagggaacccatccttgatgcttagagctaacaacaatacgatgaagagcgaaattaagtgtaattatagcataaattttatcaaacccaatactattggctcgttgctggggttttcaacgaatcgggtgctataaccacgaaaatggcacgaatcggatgcatcaattaatataatgaatgtaaatatcattcgcattgaatgcaacgtaacagctggcgcttacagcaataacaagtgtgcgcacacgatacatgagttttcgcctaccgttccaccaggatataagatatcggaaagaccaacacagatcatttaccttccgattactgcacgaagcatttcggatttgacgattcgcgttgtgaatcaagacgatcaattgctcgattttcgaggggaacagatcaTCGTTCGACTGCATGTGCGGAGACAACGACTGTAGTgggagatgcttgtgctgaacgaaggggagcaagtgaaacagacgacgcgcgaaaataaagagaagacaattcaatcgcttgcacaccacactgtatcgaatattgactgtctagtacccattattgcaaagtatAACAAAACATTCatgggctgttaaaactgcaactcagctggagaagccgcgatacgtcatttttgcgctgcagactggtcggaagaacaacatgACTAAAGATGCGAGCAActtcgatgaatgtaacttgaccaatgtgaaactgtatttaaactctgacttttatccgtatgatgacttgaatcttgattttgataaaaacagatatgctattctttttgatatgtatgcacattttcgtaaagcttattacGGATACGACTGTTATGCaacgctttgcaacagggagaacttttcgttgtatgggccgtttgtagtcatcgattgctcgcgacagaacgaatcaatcaagagcgctaccatagatgtgcgaatagaatttgattgtaaagaaaacgtgccagcaaatactaccgTGTATTGTCTTATTTTGCATGATCGcgttgtcgaatactgtccactgtccaacgttgtgcgcaagattacataaactgtaacatcagcaatgtttgtaatatacatatatatatataagaggCGGACACAccgcattgcagcatagtttcaaagatatttcaTGATGGTATCAACATTCGTTGACATAcaaggattcgttagcgacacagagtGTGTTATAAAGGAAGTGGCAGTGCTGAGAAAAGGAAGCACTCtagcgcattatatcttccaaagtccatatccatggtgtttattatctgcgtccgataaatcacgagctacttgggtgacgaagaatcatcACGGGCTGTCGTGGGACGACGGCTTTATACCCTACAGCATGACCAAAACGCTTATTATATCGGCAATAGTAGATGAGTCAAACCCAATTGTATATGTAAAAGGGCTTCAAAAGCGTGATTGGTTAACCAACATGGtggctgaacatattaatgctgagaacatcgatgttgattatggtgatattgaatgcttaaaaaatcttgattgtgcaaacacatggcgatgtggtaaccataaaaagacatgcgctatgcaaaatgtatttaaattatactgaGGGGAGCTAGGAGGTAAAATAACTACTCGACTagactaccccacaattattattatttattgttacaCGCGAGTGATGGTGGGTGTGGGGCAAACGctaccacacgtaggttaagctAACAGTGACTGTGGATGCGAGCGACGACGTCTTAACCAGACTGCCTCGCGGAGTCTAACGGACTGCCTCGACGACGTCTCTAACGGACTGGAAATTCTTTCTTAAAACCTACTCCCTATATACAtcccttaccctaatagacaaagggagagaaaaagagataggacagaaagatggaaaaacgaaactgaaaaatatttagtgtaggaaaagtttagcgagtgaaagagggtaataaaagtcaagaggctcgccgggcccggatcggggtggtccgaggcccaggcgaaaccttgaaggaaaacaggcgcctcgtacggctctggtcgccaagtgtttacaggacgaccaggctcgcacgagaccctgggaaaatggaaaaatagaaagcttaaaactagccttgcattccattaccattcatactctggcaagggcgtagtggctatacaatggccgctacaatacaattggtggttaaaatatcggaaataaatgtaccttttttggtttgcaaaatgtatttaaattacacaattggtggttaaaatattagaaataaatgtatctttttgaattaattcatgtcatttaaaaaatacatctaatttccccatcccccatccttcctagcaattttataaaattatgaactttcagaataCGTCTAAAAATCTTTAATGTTTTTGTAAGCTCCTGAAAAAACATGTACTAGTTAATGGTGGTTGAAAtactggaaataaatgtatctttttataaaattatgaactttagaataaatctaaaaccattgatgccgattacgaagatatcaagtgtttgaaaaatctcgatcgTGCTAATACATAGCGATGCATCAACCATGAAAAGACTTAAATTATACAACGGAtggttgaaatatcagaaataaattttttttctttttctttttttttttttttactgtgaactttttataatgtaaaattaataacaaattggggtGAGGGAGATGTGTAGAGATACTGATCATGATACTatgtatataaattgttttattacatactatacTCACAAAAAGGATTAATAaggaaaaatatataattaaaatacatacataaaatataaatataaatatataatgattaaaaatatgaaaaatgattaaaatataaaatgattaaaaaagtaaaaatacatacataaaaatataaataaaaatatatatataatgattATGAAAACGGTGAAGAATATAAAAtgagtaaaaaaatataaaaatgattgaaaaatataaatgattaaTACAAGTTTTCGCAAACTATTATTGCCTGTCTCGATATTCTATGTAATGGGATTTTTGTGATTGTGTCAACACATCCCATACAATGTAGTGCATCAGCGAGTTTGTATATTTGTGCACCACATTCGCCACAATGTAATATGTTATGATGTTCACCAAATATTGGAATAGGTAGGGATGTGGGACGTATGATTGATTAAAACGACAATGATTACTGGTAAATTTATTAATGCTTTTATTAAATACGCTAAGGTATATCTCAGAGTTTTGATGCGTTCTCTATGAGATCTGTTTCGAGACTGTGACTTCACCCGCAGAAGAAAGGCGAGAGTGAAGCGCAGTTCGCCCTAGCGACGAACTCTTATCttcgtataataaacaccataagttcgtagaacccatggccaaaactgaaggaaactccagacatatacaatcgtcactggagatgatttttgtaacataacaagacggttaggaaatccaACACCAAACATTGACACCATCACCAAAATGTGTGTTGGTTGTTTGTCATACTCCATTGTTTCATGATCTGGTAGCGCGGCTAAGCATTGCTCGCAAATTCAGTTCCCGTCGCCGTCTATAGCATTCACCTCCCCATAAGCAATACCTCTCATTAATGATGTTATATCGCGACGAAAGTAATACAGCCTCTGCTTATGAGCCAGCACCATCCAAGCTAACTCTTACTGCGTGGGGGGAGAGAATGttcatattagaatattatattttgtaattgagGTTGTTAAATATGATACAAACTAATGTGATAAAAATTATTCCTGTTTTACATACCTTTGTCCTACTTGTCCGCAACCattgttaaaatttttatttttttttttatgtaaaactTTAAAAATCACTTCTGCTATAAATGGCATGGGCTGGTCGTACAACTCTTTATATAGTGCATTACTCGGATGGGGGAGGACTTGTCTTCTTAGGAATGGGAGTGGTACTCGCTCGTATCTGCCAACATTAGTAGAATTGCATGCCCTCAGCTTCTCCCACagcattctgcaaactttgcgttcttggatcttttatggagttacaaacatatgtatactggtacatctaaagcggtattttataatgcccccatggcagcgtctcagttgaatatggtacaatatatcgtttgtcatcgtatggactcagagcaatttttgtttctgatatcgtgtacacttcatgcaacatggatcttatacacgattggtgacaaatcttttcaacctcgcccatcaaacattgcacataatcatcaaatgttatagttcgcgctaTAACATTACTCTGAacacctttcacctttttcgtatctttcttgCCATCGACTTGCATGGCATACATCttcgctctcaatccaacaaattcggtcataatcgcaccattattttcatctttcattaaacctggtaccttcttattagcaagcggaataccatatcgaATATCTGTGGGATAATTGCTCGTGTCAAAGCGAGCaatatcgcgtatcataagttcataaacatcgtcacactcgatgtggtagattagactgtctgtatcggtgtacataattttacatttattcctatgtgtgggtaacatgtaatcgtgatggaattcatacaaacaaaccttagatatatctagtatacacatacccacatagattggtttgttaaattttacggaCAATTTACGCAgttcgatcgcaactaggttctccgaaaatatgctgcgactgtggaaatttggcttagcgatcagtgcctctgcaccatatctccctccccatttcgttactaattttacatctacatgattgcgcacattctccatggttttgccaaacactgcattattcattaacttgtataaatttttctcaaaatcgtttgtagcaagagttctgaactttgtatttagttcgatgcaatcgcgaagccatggagattgggaaaactgtaatacgcggtgaacttcagttacgcgaaggccatgacgaatacattgctgcagattgcgGTAGTGCattacgtaacgcttcttatcgtataGAGTCGCGATGAGCTTCTCCTGGCACTTGCCAGGCGGTTTATCACGTGTTGGGCAGAACGGTAGGTCAGTGTGCGAATCATGCAGATGTTGCGGATACTCCAGgtcgacttccaaaatataccccatcgatgagtctaacgctacggtcattacatctacatctttgttgttgacccactgaaaattggcgtatggtaatggttgacacattgcccagccgtacaaattatttacatcgaaatacattaaatatgacgaTGGTTGCGATGGATCGTACGACTGCATGTACTTGTTGTTGGCTCGTGCGCGCctgttggaacattgactcaaaCCACCACGTATATCACGTTTGATaaataggaccatgtcgatatcggtaagaagttcgaaattgatacgtgtatgcttcaccatggcatcccacgtaaaacctggcaaagtataatagtgcgcggggtcgagtccgtaacttgcgatgcaactattgcgaaaattttcaaaaatatcagccaacaggaagacatccgtcttcaaatacaaatcgctatactcgccGAGCGTTTGAATGGAAAACTGCATCCACACGTTGACGGCGTGTGCGTAGTCGTTTTCAGATACAGTATCGCCAGTCAAGGtactgtaaaatgaattgcgCGATGGTAAACATGATTGGTTCAACTTTTCGACacagtcaatgtactcgtaCGGAAACACCCCTTTCcgcgtcaataaatcaaaatcttccgcagataatttttgaaactcggatcgtgtaatttcaagtttatctttactaagaaaagataccaatttctcgaaacttgtatttaaaaatttaaacgaatcgataaattgcaattttatgcgcttgCACGAGTTCGATTCTTCATCTgcgttttcaacgtattttgtaaataaaatgtacttctcttttgttatcggcaatacAGTGACATCACCCTCGAATGCGGTGGTtatctccttgataataaaatgtgaatcataaccggataaattgtgaaagactatGGGGATGGCAAACGCatctttataatttaaattgtgattTGAATGCGCAGGACCTCTGTACCGACCGGTCAAATGGCAATGATCGCGTATCCGCTTATCATCTCGCGTAAACGGTGTTTCGCATatgtgacagtgtgttaccgtattaaaattttgtaattgttcagctgataaattttccatgggtacattgGCTGATAAAatggactttacacgatgtgacaaatcttgaagttgtctcacaaaccatgatacgcaatcaggatcgcgacgacattgaaacgtagataacgagtcgtcgtacgagcacagcacataatatcccacactaaatactcgatgatgctgatacgtgtatcttgacgcttctcgatcagtatccgtTTTCTCCAGGATGCATTTCAGATCGGCATATACTATAAACGGAACACGTTCTTTCCTGTTGTAGTTGCAGATACTGAGTCACTTACTGCCATCATCATTTGGCAATATGATTGCGCAAACAttcatcttctcacaatccatggtgtgagcttccagtttctcattcgaactaaaatagtgtaagcatctgcaataagagacataatttttatctaacataaaatatttaaaagatttattatatacatacctatcacaaaagtattttctgccattatgtttactcaattgtATGCACacgaggcgagataagttcttaatccatgcaaaatgtcccacgtcgtttgctccttctaaatacaacaaattgacatgcCTCTCCATCTTCTTATCGAtgactcgtattggtaacaccttcttattctcaatggtataaacattgatggagatgttattgatatgttcaaactttttaatttggttcaatgtcattgaaaattcaatatcctggatattcaacacCGTCGTATAATGAGGATATTATGATGCCAGAGATAcgtgactttcggctggatacagagcAGCCACCACCGACCATGCGAAACATGCATTGTCCATCGAGCATACATTGATTACAGCTTTCTTTAGTTCACAGTTCACAGtttttcgtgttaacacttttgtttgcacatttgttaccagccacaaattcaccgttaagtatagtatttattttgACACTATCATGTTTCAGCACAATGTTCCGCACATGATCAACTACAATGTCCCTCGCATCTTCGAAAAAATTGCGAGGCtctatgtggttagaatttatcaTCGCACCGGTCAATATACGGTTAACGAAAGCCGTATCAATTTCACGCCATCTGAGGCTTGCACTATATCCAGCACCCACATAtacaaatcgattgcgtgtcgaatcttttagactttccaatctagcgatacgagcaatcaatgattgtttttcaccgattgAGAATCGCAGTCCCTTGATTCGGCTTCGTTCCTCCAACGAATTGAGATAGTCGCCAAAtcgatgttcccataaattgtattcttcctTCGATCTTAATTGAGCGGCCTGCTCGTACAGCTCCTGCTCTTGATGATCCATACTGTCATCTTTTGTGCTAATGTGTACAGTGATGTAcacgatatattacaaaaatcACTGTCCCGATGATGCCCTcggtgatgctcgcgatatattacagaaatctgtgtccgcgaatgcaatgttatacgttttgcagaaATCGTGTTTCTTTGTGCGTGTTCGTCCACGAATGTATTGTATGTTTTGCACATGTTCaatgtaatctaaaacgtcttgcaaaaaagTTACactttttcgcagaagaagaacatgtgacATAAAATAGTAAGAAGGTGAGCAGTGTGTATGTAAAATGACTAggacccaatagctcgcacaattcgcggatcccaaaaaaattattgggtacagcgtgaacgtaaaaatgatctatgtcgcgaagaatattatttggttgCATCATCCTGAGAATGCAAtgatatacgctttgcagaagttggatgtttagacgtgttcaaggtaatctaaaagacatttttgcaaaagttgcacttttcacagaagaagaacacgtgatataaaaaattcctcccaccactacgcgccacccgcttcccctggtacatatgatgcaacgttgcatttaagtgctgcacaatattcacactcgtttgatagtatcgtcgtgaaacattatctattgaattctatgttcaaatttttctgaaaaaatgaattactgcattccttgcgatacagcatgcacaagtaatgagtaagtattattatcaccattttttcttatcgtcattacttacctttcattctttatttatttttct is from Colletes latitarsis isolate SP2378_abdomen chromosome 4, iyColLati1, whole genome shotgun sequence and encodes:
- the LOC143340796 gene encoding uncharacterized protein LOC143340796, whose product is MCILDISKVCLYEFHHDYMLPTHRNKCKIMYTDTDSLIYHIECDDVYELMIRDIARFDTSNYPTDIRYGIPLANKKVPGLMKDENNGAIMTEFVGLRAKMYAMQVDGKKDTKKVKGVQSNVIARTITFDDYVQCLMGEVEKICHQSCIRSMLHEVYTISETKIALSPYDDKRYIVPYSTETLPWGHYKIPL